A single genomic interval of Terriglobus albidus harbors:
- a CDS encoding IS5 family transposase, translating into MRGEEAKQSGMFSYVTMEQRIASDHPVRRIRTMVDAALKRMDGELSQLYAATGRPSIAPERLLRAQLLMVLYSIRSERQLMEQLNYNLLFRWFVGMEIDDPVWDVTVFTKNRERLIAGEASQKLLLAVLEEASQHKLLSEEHFTVDGTLIQAWANRRSFHEKADPPDRGTGAGGKKLLRDTHESSTDPEARLYRKSSSGASVPSYLGHVITENRNGLVVAAMATQAGTTEERAAALKMLKRIKRKKRITLGADKGYQYEKFIKALRRRKVRPHVAEYEPNPKWPNWLNSKERSEPGYAISQRKRKLVEKVFGWMKLDRSMRQTKLRGLRKVDWMVQLMAAAHNLLRLVKLIPPIPAQS; encoded by the coding sequence ATGCGGGGAGAAGAAGCGAAGCAGAGCGGGATGTTCAGTTACGTAACGATGGAGCAGCGGATCGCATCGGATCATCCGGTGCGGAGGATCCGGACTATGGTGGATGCGGCACTGAAGCGGATGGATGGTGAGTTGTCGCAGCTTTACGCGGCGACAGGGCGACCATCGATCGCGCCGGAACGTCTGCTGCGTGCGCAGTTGCTGATGGTGCTGTACTCGATTCGCTCGGAACGGCAGTTGATGGAGCAGCTGAACTATAACCTGTTGTTCCGCTGGTTCGTGGGCATGGAGATTGACGATCCGGTGTGGGACGTGACGGTATTTACCAAGAACCGGGAGCGTCTGATCGCCGGCGAAGCCAGCCAGAAGCTTCTGCTGGCGGTGCTGGAGGAAGCTAGCCAGCACAAGCTGCTCAGCGAAGAACACTTCACGGTGGACGGCACGCTGATCCAGGCATGGGCCAACCGGCGCAGCTTCCATGAGAAGGCCGATCCTCCGGACCGTGGGACGGGAGCGGGTGGTAAAAAGCTACTGCGTGATACTCATGAGTCCTCTACCGATCCGGAAGCGCGGCTGTATCGCAAGAGCTCCAGCGGAGCATCGGTTCCCAGCTATCTGGGCCATGTGATCACCGAGAACCGCAACGGTCTGGTGGTGGCGGCCATGGCCACACAGGCCGGGACGACAGAGGAACGTGCAGCGGCTCTGAAGATGTTGAAGCGGATCAAGCGTAAAAAGCGGATCACGCTGGGAGCCGACAAGGGCTATCAGTACGAGAAGTTCATCAAGGCCCTGCGCCGTCGCAAGGTCAGGCCGCACGTGGCCGAGTATGAGCCGAACCCCAAATGGCCCAACTGGCTCAACAGCAAGGAACGCAGCGAGCCGGGATATGCGATCAGTCAGAGGAAACGCAAACTGGTTGAGAAGGTCTTCGGTTGGATGAAGCTGGACCGTTCGATGCGACAGACCAAGCTGCGTGGGCTACGCAAGGTGGACTGGATGGTACAGCTCATGGCCGCAGCCCATAATCTGCTGCGGCTGGTGAAGCTGATACCTCCCATCCCAGCACAGTCATGA
- a CDS encoding IS481 family transposase, with protein sequence MAWRKVEVEAQRLRFVEAAMIGERSFSSLCVEYEISRPTGYLWLKRYREHGAAGMQEASRRPLLSPRQSPAELEEQIVSLRRQHPDWGARKLRVLLGRSGVKVPSSTVHRVLRRHGLIHRLDSHPQATGSFCREAPNQLWQMDFKSPKGWNAHLGPLSVLDDHSRYALVLEQLSSGEGLVVQQRLDKAFSDCGLPEAMLMDHGQPWWNAQSPGGWTQLSVWLMRLGIRLYFSGVRHPQTQGKVERFHGALERARRRCGPMDTPPGQSWLDRFREEYNHVRPHEALDMETPADHWHPSQREYTEPRNPAYAPDAEVRELNSNGALWLDGRSWQVAGALAHQPVRLARIDQRILIFYGDTPIRELDLTGQGSTIVEPCPANSLNL encoded by the coding sequence ATGGCATGGAGGAAGGTGGAAGTGGAAGCGCAGCGATTGCGGTTTGTGGAGGCGGCGATGATTGGAGAGCGATCGTTTTCGTCTCTGTGTGTGGAGTACGAGATTAGCCGTCCGACGGGTTATCTGTGGCTGAAGCGATACCGTGAGCATGGAGCGGCCGGCATGCAGGAAGCCAGCCGCAGGCCTCTGCTGAGTCCCCGTCAGAGCCCTGCCGAGTTGGAAGAGCAGATCGTGTCTTTACGGCGCCAGCATCCTGACTGGGGTGCACGTAAGCTTCGCGTTCTGCTCGGCCGATCTGGGGTGAAGGTGCCATCGTCGACCGTACATCGAGTGTTGCGTCGGCACGGTCTGATCCACCGGCTGGACAGCCATCCACAGGCCACTGGCAGCTTCTGTCGCGAGGCGCCTAATCAGCTCTGGCAGATGGATTTCAAAAGCCCTAAGGGATGGAACGCGCATCTTGGCCCCTTATCCGTGTTGGATGACCACAGCCGCTATGCCTTGGTGTTGGAGCAACTGTCCTCGGGTGAAGGTCTCGTCGTCCAACAGAGGCTGGATAAGGCGTTCTCTGACTGTGGGTTGCCCGAGGCCATGCTGATGGATCACGGCCAGCCCTGGTGGAACGCGCAGTCACCAGGAGGATGGACGCAGCTATCCGTGTGGCTGATGCGGCTGGGCATCCGGCTGTACTTCTCCGGAGTCCGCCACCCGCAGACCCAGGGTAAGGTGGAACGCTTCCACGGTGCCCTGGAGCGGGCACGGAGAAGGTGCGGGCCGATGGATACGCCGCCTGGCCAGTCATGGCTGGACCGCTTCCGGGAAGAGTACAACCATGTTCGTCCCCATGAAGCGCTGGACATGGAAACGCCAGCAGACCACTGGCACCCCAGCCAGCGAGAGTACACCGAACCACGTAACCCCGCGTATGCCCCGGATGCCGAAGTGCGCGAGCTCAACAGCAACGGAGCGCTCTGGCTGGACGGACGCAGCTGGCAGGTAGCCGGAGCCCTGGCTCATCAGCCTGTCCGTCTCGCTCGCATCGATCAACGCATCCTGATCTTCTACGGTGACACGCCCATCCGGGAACTCGACCTCACGGGGCAGGGTTCCACGATCGTGGAACCCTGCCCCGCAAACTCACTCAATCTGTAA
- a CDS encoding REP-associated tyrosine transposase: MAIPTRTARPGTYFITSLVANRRRVFQVTRNAELLLETLDHYGENYLLHAYVVMPDHIHLLLTPTQITLERTMQLVKGGFSHRFHASQPVWQRGFTDHRIRNAEDYATRLEYIAQNPVRARLCTAAEEYPYSSVNPTIRLDEYLSG; this comes from the coding sequence ATGGCGATCCCGACACGTACTGCGAGACCCGGGACGTACTTCATCACATCCTTAGTAGCCAATCGACGTAGAGTCTTTCAAGTTACGCGCAATGCCGAGCTGCTTCTTGAAACCCTGGATCATTACGGTGAGAACTATCTTCTACACGCGTACGTCGTCATGCCCGACCATATCCATCTGCTGCTGACTCCGACACAGATAACGCTCGAACGAACAATGCAACTGGTCAAGGGAGGGTTCTCTCATCGTTTTCATGCATCGCAACCTGTATGGCAGCGAGGATTTACGGACCATCGGATTCGGAATGCAGAGGACTATGCAACGCGCCTTGAATACATCGCTCAGAATCCTGTGCGAGCTAGGCTGTGTACTGCTGCGGAGGAGTATCCGTATTCTTCCGTCAATCCAACGATTCGGCTGGACGAGTACCTCAGCGGCTAA
- a CDS encoding IS5 family transposase, translating into MRGEEAKQSGMFSYVTMEQRIASDHPVRRIRTMVDAALKRMDGELSQLYAATGRPSIAPERLLRAQLLMVLYSIRSERQLMEQLNYNLLFRWFVGMEIDDPVWDVTVFTKNRERLIAGEASQKLLLAVLEEASQHKLLSEEHFTVDGTLIQAWANRRSFHEKADPPDRGTGAGGKKLLRDTHESSTDPEARLYRKSSSGASVPSYLGHVITENRNGLVVAAMATQAGTTEERAAALKMLKRIKRKKRITLGADKGYQYEKFIKALRRRKVRPHVAEYEPNPKWPNWLNSKERSEPGYAISQRKRKLVEKVFGWMKLDRSMRQTKLRGLRKVDWMVQLMAAAHNLLRLVKLIPPIPAQS; encoded by the coding sequence ATGCGGGGAGAAGAAGCGAAGCAGAGCGGGATGTTCAGTTACGTAACGATGGAGCAGCGGATCGCATCGGATCATCCGGTGCGGAGGATCCGGACTATGGTGGATGCGGCACTGAAGCGGATGGATGGTGAGTTGTCGCAGCTTTACGCGGCGACAGGGCGACCATCGATCGCGCCGGAACGTCTGCTGCGTGCGCAGTTGCTGATGGTGCTGTACTCGATTCGCTCGGAACGGCAGTTGATGGAGCAGCTGAACTATAACCTGTTGTTCCGCTGGTTCGTGGGCATGGAGATTGACGATCCGGTGTGGGACGTGACGGTATTTACCAAGAACCGGGAGCGTCTGATCGCCGGCGAAGCCAGCCAGAAGCTTCTGCTGGCGGTGCTGGAGGAAGCTAGCCAGCACAAGCTGCTCAGCGAAGAACACTTCACGGTGGACGGCACGCTGATCCAGGCATGGGCCAACCGGCGCAGCTTCCATGAGAAGGCCGATCCTCCGGACCGTGGGACGGGAGCGGGTGGTAAGAAGCTACTGCGTGATACTCATGAGTCCTCTACCGATCCGGAAGCGCGGCTGTATCGCAAGAGCTCCAGCGGAGCATCGGTTCCCAGCTATCTGGGCCATGTGATCACCGAGAACCGCAACGGTCTGGTGGTGGCGGCCATGGCCACACAGGCCGGGACGACAGAGGAACGTGCAGCGGCTCTGAAGATGTTGAAGCGGATCAAGCGTAAAAAGCGGATCACGCTGGGAGCCGACAAGGGCTATCAGTACGAGAAGTTCATCAAGGCCCTGCGCCGTCGCAAGGTCAGGCCGCACGTGGCCGAGTATGAGCCGAACCCCAAATGGCCCAACTGGCTCAACAGCAAGGAACGCAGCGAGCCGGGATATGCGATCAGTCAGAGGAAACGCAAACTGGTTGAGAAGGTCTTCGGTTGGATGAAGCTGGACCGTTCGATGCGACAGACCAAGCTGCGTGGGCTACGCAAGGTGGACTGGATGGTACAGCTCATGGCCGCAGCCCATAATCTCCTGCGGCTGGTGAAGCTGATACCTCCCATCCCAGCACAGTCATGA
- a CDS encoding Vgb family protein: protein MNRTKAEIVREYGPFPGVDQVHGVTFDGQNIWFAAGGSINALDPASGETVRTLDVAGHAGTAFDGKHLFQIAEDRIHKIDPTTGTVLATIPAPGGGGDSGMAWAEGSLWVGQYRSRKIHQVDPETGKVLRVIESNRFVTGVTWVDGELWHGTWEGDESNLRHIDPKTGEVLEQIEMPQGTVVSGLESNGSDQFYCGGGRSGVIRAVRRKSKK, encoded by the coding sequence ATGAACCGCACCAAAGCAGAGATCGTCCGCGAGTACGGCCCATTCCCGGGCGTTGACCAGGTCCACGGAGTGACCTTCGACGGGCAGAACATCTGGTTCGCCGCAGGCGGCAGCATCAACGCGCTCGATCCAGCAAGCGGTGAGACGGTCCGCACCCTCGACGTCGCCGGACACGCCGGAACTGCCTTCGACGGCAAGCATCTCTTCCAGATCGCCGAAGACCGCATCCACAAGATCGACCCAACGACCGGCACGGTGCTTGCGACCATTCCCGCTCCCGGCGGCGGTGGCGACTCAGGCATGGCCTGGGCCGAAGGCTCGCTCTGGGTCGGCCAATACCGCAGCCGCAAGATCCACCAGGTCGATCCTGAGACGGGCAAGGTGCTCCGCGTCATCGAGTCCAACCGCTTCGTTACGGGTGTGACATGGGTCGACGGCGAGCTATGGCACGGCACATGGGAAGGCGACGAGAGCAACCTGCGCCACATCGACCCAAAGACCGGCGAGGTACTGGAACAGATCGAGATGCCACAGGGCACAGTCGTCTCCGGCCTGGAATCGAACGGCAGCGACCAGTTCTACTGCGGCGGCGGCCGCAGCGGCGTGATCCGCGCCGTACGGAGGAAGTCGAAGAAATAG
- a CDS encoding helix-turn-helix domain-containing protein, which translates to MDSLITAAARALAAGDPLGALKRIALRDDPPALALRGIAMAQLGDLARAKLLLRNAARAFGPREAVARARCLVAETEIALASRDLGWSAKTLNAARAVLEAHGDHLNAAHARYLEVRRLLLIGRLDDAEELLSTLDPAPLPPALRTVHELAVAGIALRRLQTSPARAALTRAEQAARQARIPMLLAEVENAWSTLQTPAARRIANGEERPLLLEEVEALFASKTVVVDACRYAVRSGSTVIPLTTRPVLFALAQALAEAWPGDVARDVLLARAFGARFVDESHRGRLRVEIGRLRRMLRPVTDIHATKKGFAFSLPHPREVVVLARPVEEEHAAVLAFLADGESWSSSALALALGTSQRTVQRALDSLAASGKTQWFGHGRARRWMTPPLPGFTTTLLLPSPLPGD; encoded by the coding sequence ATGGACTCATTGATCACCGCCGCCGCCCGTGCCCTGGCCGCCGGCGATCCCCTTGGAGCCCTGAAGCGCATCGCCCTCCGCGACGACCCGCCGGCCCTCGCCCTTCGTGGTATCGCCATGGCCCAGCTCGGCGACCTCGCCCGGGCAAAGCTGCTGCTGCGCAACGCCGCCCGCGCCTTTGGGCCAAGGGAGGCTGTCGCCCGCGCCCGCTGCCTCGTCGCCGAAACCGAGATCGCCCTGGCCTCGCGTGACCTGGGCTGGTCTGCAAAGACGCTCAATGCCGCCCGGGCGGTGCTGGAAGCACACGGCGACCACCTCAACGCCGCCCACGCACGCTATCTCGAGGTCCGCCGTCTGCTGCTGATCGGCCGGCTCGATGATGCAGAGGAGCTGCTCTCCACGCTCGACCCCGCGCCTCTCCCGCCCGCCCTGCGGACGGTGCACGAACTGGCCGTAGCCGGCATCGCCCTCCGCCGCCTGCAGACCAGCCCCGCCCGCGCCGCACTCACTCGCGCAGAACAGGCCGCTCGCCAGGCACGCATCCCCATGCTGCTCGCGGAAGTAGAAAACGCCTGGAGCACCTTGCAGACACCAGCGGCGCGCCGCATTGCCAACGGCGAAGAACGTCCATTGTTGCTGGAAGAGGTAGAGGCTCTCTTTGCCTCAAAGACAGTGGTCGTTGACGCCTGCCGTTATGCCGTACGCAGCGGCAGCACTGTAATCCCACTGACCACCCGCCCGGTGCTCTTCGCGCTGGCACAGGCTCTGGCAGAGGCCTGGCCCGGCGACGTCGCACGCGATGTGCTGCTGGCACGAGCCTTCGGAGCAAGGTTCGTGGATGAGTCGCACCGCGGCCGCCTGCGGGTGGAGATAGGCCGCCTGCGCCGCATGCTTCGCCCTGTCACCGACATCCATGCAACGAAGAAGGGCTTTGCTTTCTCCCTTCCACACCCGCGCGAAGTGGTGGTGCTGGCACGGCCGGTCGAAGAAGAACATGCCGCGGTGTTAGCCTTTCTGGCGGATGGGGAATCGTGGTCCAGCTCGGCGCTGGCGCTTGCTTTGGGAACCAGTCAACGCACCGTGCAGCGCGCGCTGGATTCACTGGCGGCATCGGGCAAGACACAGTGGTTCGGACACGGACGCGCCCGCCGTTGGATGACGCCACCGTTGCCGGGATTCACGACCACATTGTTACTCCCATCTCCTCTTCCCGGTGACTAA
- a CDS encoding DUF899 domain-containing protein yields MPTLTKHKVGTREEWLTERIALLEAEKELTQRSDELAQMRQELPWLRVEKEYRFDTEAGTVSLPELFQGRSQLMVYHFMFGPEYAAGCPSCSMIADGFNGFVPHLANHDVTLCAVSLAPLAKLKAYEQRMGWSFPWASSHDSSFNHDFNVSITEEQQKQGGFEYNYRRSRQKMDTLPPPVVQFATMCGTDGPTYIRERPGMSTFVMEDGVVYHTYSTYARGLDGLWGAYQWLDRAPKGRNESGVWWKRRDEYGRV; encoded by the coding sequence ATGCCGACATTGACGAAGCACAAGGTAGGAACGCGGGAAGAGTGGCTGACGGAGCGGATCGCGCTGCTGGAGGCCGAGAAGGAACTGACACAGCGCAGCGATGAGCTGGCGCAGATGCGGCAGGAGCTGCCGTGGCTGCGTGTCGAGAAGGAGTACCGGTTCGATACTGAGGCCGGCACGGTCTCGCTGCCCGAGCTGTTTCAGGGGCGCTCGCAGCTGATGGTCTACCACTTCATGTTTGGGCCGGAGTATGCGGCGGGATGCCCCTCCTGCTCGATGATCGCGGACGGCTTCAACGGCTTTGTTCCGCACCTGGCGAATCATGATGTGACGCTGTGCGCCGTATCGCTGGCTCCGCTGGCGAAGCTGAAGGCTTACGAGCAACGCATGGGATGGAGCTTCCCCTGGGCCTCGTCGCACGACAGCAGCTTCAATCACGACTTCAACGTATCCATCACGGAAGAGCAGCAGAAGCAGGGCGGCTTTGAGTACAACTACCGCCGCAGCCGCCAGAAGATGGATACGCTGCCGCCTCCGGTGGTGCAGTTCGCGACGATGTGCGGAACGGATGGACCGACGTATATCCGCGAGCGCCCTGGGATGAGCACGTTTGTGATGGAGGATGGCGTTGTGTATCACACGTACTCCACCTATGCCCGTGGGTTGGATGGTTTGTGGGGTGCATACCAGTGGCTCGATCGCGCTCCGAAGGGACGGAATGAGAGTGGGGTGTGGTGGAAACGGCGGGATGAGTATGGACGGGTTTGA
- a CDS encoding cupin domain-containing protein, protein MKLEIRSIAAAVLLTAVSALAQNKAPEAVGVEKTSILGPTVFKFDQLPVTKNATGEVRSVVKQPTATVDQLEMHITTLNPGQTSHPAHRHVNEELIIMDSGECETLSDGKWIKVTKGDIIFNASNSLHQFRNVGKVPAQYHVINWSPNKDKK, encoded by the coding sequence ATGAAGCTTGAGATTCGCAGCATTGCGGCCGCAGTTCTGCTGACCGCAGTCTCTGCCCTGGCGCAGAACAAGGCCCCTGAGGCCGTCGGCGTAGAAAAGACCTCCATCCTCGGCCCCACGGTCTTCAAGTTCGACCAGTTGCCGGTCACGAAGAATGCCACCGGCGAGGTCCGCTCCGTGGTCAAGCAGCCCACGGCCACCGTCGACCAACTGGAGATGCACATCACCACGCTGAACCCGGGCCAGACCTCACACCCCGCGCATCGTCACGTGAACGAAGAGCTCATCATCATGGACAGCGGCGAGTGCGAGACGCTCTCCGACGGCAAGTGGATCAAGGTGACCAAGGGCGACATCATCTTCAACGCCTCGAACAGCCTGCACCAGTTCCGCAACGTCGGCAAGGTTCCCGCCCAGTACCACGTCATCAACTGGTCGCCGAACAAGGACAAGAAGTAG